The nucleotide window GCTTGATGTCTACATGCAGTGTTCTCAATCATCAGTATCTAAACTGTTTATAGGTTTTGGTAGCTAAAGACTTTCGCGGAGCTGCATCAATCACTGCATTGCGTTTAATGTCCAGTTCAATGCAATTGAAGCGACGGTAATTTTCAGCGAATGTGCACGTTCGACGAGGTTCTTTGCTCTCTGCAACATCGACATCCTCGATCACTTTTGTGTTGGGAATTTTGGCTTCATAGCCCCGGGATGCTTGCTCCTGTGATTGTTCGCTGGTCTGTTGGAACGAGCAGAGTTCTTTGGCCAGGTTGTTGTCTGCTCTCTCCAGGCACTTGGCGTAGTCCGCTTCGATCCGGGCGCGCAGGCGTTCGTCGGCAAGCATTGTCAGCTTGAGACGTTCTTGCTTGCTCAGGGGTACGGATCGGCGAACTCGCCGCGTTGTTCTTACGACGAATTCTCCACCCTCTTGCACCCACCGTTCGGACTCGGCCTGTGCCGCCTCTCTGGAGGGGTAGTTGGGAAGGATTTTTTTTGCCTCCGGCGCAGACGTTGAGCGCCGGGCATTGGCATAAAAAAGGCCGGCGTACAGGAGAAGTCCAATCATGCCGCTTCCCGCCACTGTCGCGAATACAATCAGCGAGGAGGGCTTCTCCAACGATTTTTCCTAGACGAAGCGGAAAGCTAGCAGTTTGGTACAGGCGTGCACCCATCCATTTCCGAGTTGAGAAATACTCCCATTAATGTGGTGTCAAAACGAGGAGACGGTCATGACTCTCGATCTTGAAGCGAAGAAAACGTTGTTGCGGAAAATCCCCCATGGACTGTTTATCTGCGGCGTTGCCGAGGGTGATGCGGTGAATGGATTCACGGCGAGCTGGGTGACACAGGGTTCCTTTGAACCACCTCTCGTGGTGATGGCCGTGAAAGCCGACAGCACCAGCAACGGAATGATTCAGCGCACAGGTCGTTTTTCGCTCAACGTGCTCGCCAGCGATCAGAAAGACCTGGCTGCGGTTTTCTTCAAGCCTCAATCCGCCGTTGGTGGACGCTTCGAGGCAGCACCCTATGAATTGGGGCCTCTCGGTTTGCCAATTCTCAAAGATGGCCTTGGGGGAGTGGAGTGCCAAGTGGTAGGCCAGCTCGCCCACGGCGACCATACGGTTTTTATCGGTGAAGTGAAATCTTCCCTGCTCCATCGCGATGCTCCTGCACTCGAGCTCAGTGCAACGGGCTGGCAGTACGGAGGGTGATGAAGATTGTGGCCTTCCCTTCGCGATGGACCACAGTGAAGAAGCCCCATGGTCAGAGGACCCAGCGAGAGAACTCAATAACGAAATCTCGGAGCTTCAAGCCCGAGTTGCTTTCCCTCAACATTGGAGCAGCGGGGAGCATGAGCAACACGTCGAGAGATTGCGTCAGCTCAACGACCAAAAACGCCAATTGGAGGACTACAGCGAGAAGTAGCTGTAGCTCCGCCCTGGCATCTCTTGTTGATGGCTATGTCCATCGGTCCATGATGCGTTTGACCACGATCTGCTCCATCCCCACCTGAAGTACAACGACGAGAGGGAGCGCTAAGAGAACGCCTGGAAGTCCGAGCAGTGCTCCCAGGCTGAGTTGAGACGTGAGTGCCACCGTGGGCAACAGATTCACGGTTCTGCGCAAAAGGATGGGAGTGAGAAGAAAGGCTTCGAGGTTTTGAATCACTAATCGCAGCACCAGCACCTGCACCATCAGGGTCGGAGAGATGAGCAGGGCGATTCCCAGGGGAAGAACCGTGGCAGCGGTTGGGCCGATTGTGGGGACAAAAGTGAGAACGCCGCAGACCAAGGCACTCAACAATGCAAGCGGAACCTGCAGGGCGGCCAGACCGGCCCAGGTCAGAAGAAAGACAGCTGTTGCCGAAAGTGTCATTCCAGCCAACCATCCTCCGAGAGCCGCCCTGCAACGGTTGAGCACTTCAGCCATGGCGTCCCGTGCAGGCCTTGGAGTCGCCGCGATCACCATGCGGCGATGAGCTTCGGGATCAAGGGCGAGGAGAACAGCAAGAAGGCTCATGAGCAAAACCTGAATGAAGCCGTTGGCAGCTCCACCGGCGACTCCCAGGAGCTGAAACCCCACGGGTTGAACCTTGTCCCAGCTGAACTGGTCTGGAATGGATTGATTCAGTTCCGCAAGCAGGGGCTGGCTTGACAGGATGGTGCGTACTTTCCCAAGAAGGCTTGGCAGAAGAGACGTGAGCTGCCCGAACTGCGTGATCAGCTCTGGTAGAAGCAGGCGCATGACCACCATTCCACCGATTGCCAGCACCACCACCACGAGAAGGAGTGCCAGAGGACGTTGCATGCTGAAGCGTTTGATCAACATGTGCACCGGCACATCCAGAGCGACAGCAAGCACGACAGCACCAAACAGGACGAGGAGAACCCAACGCAGCTGCCACACCAGCAGGGCCAGCACCACCAAGGTGAGAGCAGCCAGCAGGTTGCGAGGATTCATGCGTTAACCCGTCTCTTTTTCCAGGGGTCGAGAAGGTCGTGAATCACGATTTCACGGATGATCACCTGAAGGACAACCGCGAGCGGCAGGGCCATCAGCAGACCCAGTGGGCCAAAAAGCACCGTGAAGATGAATTGGGCAGTGAGCGTGAGACCCGGAAGCAGATTCACCTGGTGCTGCATCACTGAAGGAGTAATCACGTAGCTTTCGACGTTCTGAACCACCACGTAAAGAGCTAAGACGGCAAGAGCTTTCCAAGGCGCATCCACCAGGGCAACCGACATGGGAAACACCGTGCTGAGAGTTGGTCCCACGTTTGGGATCACGTTGAGAAGACCAGCCAGGAGTGCGTTCGCGACAACCAGTTTGACGCCGAGTAGCGTCAGGCCAATGCCGGCAAGCACTGCCACACAGCACGAGCTGATCAACACACCGATCATCCAGCTGCTGAGCGCTTCACCACATTGGAGCAGGATGCTTCTCGCTCTGCGTCGATAGAACGAGGGAACCAACTGAATCCCCACCTCCCGATAGGCCATCGGCTGGATGCTGACCATCAAGGTCACGGCAATCACGAACAGCAGCTGAACAAGACCGTTGCCGACATTTCCTGCCAACCCAAGAACTCCTTTGAGGCTTCCGGTCACTCCAGAGGCAAGAGCCGAGCCGCTCGGGAGTCCCGAGAGGCCGTTGGAGAGATTCGACGGGGTGAACGCAGGTTGAGCGTCCTGGCCGTAAACAAGGGATGAAGCAGAATTCAGCCATCCGGTGACGATCTGCTGCAGTGCCCTGGCGGCAGCCGGAAGTTGCAGCAGGAGCTGCTGAAACTGGCTGAAGAACGGAGGAAGAATCACCGCCACCGCGATGGCGACCACGGACGCCAACCCGAGCAAACACACCAGAAGTGCCAATGGCCTCGGCAGGGACCAGCGCTCACGTAGGGCTCCCACCAAGGTGCAGAGAGCCATTGCCAACACAACCCCTGCGAAGAGGTGAATCAGAACGTCACGCAGGCTCCAGAGCAGTAGCCCGGAAATCAGCAATGCCGCTAACCCAAGCCAATGCTGAAACTTCACACTTCAGATTCTTCGTCGGCGCCTTCATTGTCACTCGAGTTTTGCGAATAACCGAGTCCTTTGGTCTCGGCGTAGCGTTCAGCAAAACGCATGAAGCGTTCAAAATCCTGCTCCGTTTTCCAGGTGTAAGTGGCCTCCAAGGCCGATGGCTTGCCGTTGACGAATTTGCCATTGACCTCTCGGGTCACCATCTCACCTTCCTCATCCACCATCCACATTCCAGCAATATTGCCGAGAGTTTCAGGAGCCAGAGCCTCAGGTTGCTCAAAGATGAATGTGGCCTGACCGGTCCGTCCATCCCGGCTGCGGGTGAGCCGGATATCAGGCACAACGGGTTCATCTGTACCGCGGAAGAACTGAATCGCTGCCTTGTCGCCGTCTGCCATGGATCGAACTACCGCGCAAGACGCGATCTTAAGAGCAGACCATTGCTGTGACGACGCCTCGTTCAACCAGTAGTTCGGCTGCTTCTTTGGGATCGATTCCCTCAAGGTCAATCGTTGAAGATGCTGGCTTGCGTTCCAGCTCCCGGTCATAGCAACCGTCGTAGTAAGCGAGCATTGCCAAGCAGGCATCGTCCCAGCGCTGCTGATCGATGGCTTCAAGGGCGACCCGTGTGCGCTGAGGCCCCAACCGCCGCTGGATTCGTTCGGTCGCTTCCCGCAAGGC belongs to Synechococcus sp. WH 7805 and includes:
- a CDS encoding flavin reductase family protein gives rise to the protein MTLDLEAKKTLLRKIPHGLFICGVAEGDAVNGFTASWVTQGSFEPPLVVMAVKADSTSNGMIQRTGRFSLNVLASDQKDLAAVFFKPQSAVGGRFEAAPYELGPLGLPILKDGLGGVECQVVGQLAHGDHTVFIGEVKSSLLHRDAPALELSATGWQYGG
- a CDS encoding AI-2E family transporter; its protein translation is MNPRNLLAALTLVVLALLVWQLRWVLLVLFGAVVLAVALDVPVHMLIKRFSMQRPLALLLVVVVLAIGGMVVMRLLLPELITQFGQLTSLLPSLLGKVRTILSSQPLLAELNQSIPDQFSWDKVQPVGFQLLGVAGGAANGFIQVLLMSLLAVLLALDPEAHRRMVIAATPRPARDAMAEVLNRCRAALGGWLAGMTLSATAVFLLTWAGLAALQVPLALLSALVCGVLTFVPTIGPTAATVLPLGIALLISPTLMVQVLVLRLVIQNLEAFLLTPILLRRTVNLLPTVALTSQLSLGALLGLPGVLLALPLVVVLQVGMEQIVVKRIMDRWT
- a CDS encoding AI-2E family transporter, which gives rise to MKFQHWLGLAALLISGLLLWSLRDVLIHLFAGVVLAMALCTLVGALRERWSLPRPLALLVCLLGLASVVAIAVAVILPPFFSQFQQLLLQLPAAARALQQIVTGWLNSASSLVYGQDAQPAFTPSNLSNGLSGLPSGSALASGVTGSLKGVLGLAGNVGNGLVQLLFVIAVTLMVSIQPMAYREVGIQLVPSFYRRRARSILLQCGEALSSWMIGVLISSCCVAVLAGIGLTLLGVKLVVANALLAGLLNVIPNVGPTLSTVFPMSVALVDAPWKALAVLALYVVVQNVESYVITPSVMQHQVNLLPGLTLTAQFIFTVLFGPLGLLMALPLAVVLQVIIREIVIHDLLDPWKKRRVNA
- the psb28 gene encoding photosystem II reaction center protein Psb28; protein product: MADGDKAAIQFFRGTDEPVVPDIRLTRSRDGRTGQATFIFEQPEALAPETLGNIAGMWMVDEEGEMVTREVNGKFVNGKPSALEATYTWKTEQDFERFMRFAERYAETKGLGYSQNSSDNEGADEESEV